A portion of the Podospora pseudoanserina strain CBS 124.78 chromosome 2, whole genome shotgun sequence genome contains these proteins:
- a CDS encoding hypothetical protein (COG:C; EggNog:ENOG503P3TS), giving the protein MSYLSRTLGNLRKIGFKEYWHQLNYIGDTKAGTLVGVDKFGNKFYENMDELPLRSRWVDYAKHDYDAGQIEPLWHAWISYSVDTPPNKDPITTATGIANRPWANTEHIPNRTFTRAAFKTYSTTKPKIQSWQPVAAPR; this is encoded by the exons ATGTCGTACCTCTCCAGAACCCTCGGCAATCTGCGCAAGATTGGCTTCAAG GAATACTGGCATCAACTCAAC TACATCG GTGACACCAAGGCCGGTACTCTTGTGGGTGTCGACAAGTTCGGCAACAAGTTCTACGAGAACATGGATGAACTTCCCC TCCGCTCCAGATGGGTTGACTATGCCAAGCACGACTACGATGC TGGCCAGATTGAGCCCTTGTGGCACGCCTGGATCTCCTACTCCGTCGACACTCCTCCCAACAAggaccccatcaccaccgccaccggcaTTGCCAACCGCCCTTGGGCCAACACCGAGCACATCCCTAACAGGACTTTTACTAGAGCTGCGTTCAAGACATATAGCAC AACAAAGCCCAAGATCCAGTCATGGCAGCCCGTGGCCGCCCCTAGGTAA
- the PGS1 gene encoding CDP-diacylglycerol--glycerol-3-phosphate 3-phosphatidyltransferase (BUSCO:EOG09261ICI; COG:I; EggNog:ENOG503NTXX): MDYIAISSLIFTLFRTAADITTFLLSSPQRFSAMLTRTASRCSTKLRAALRQPSLRVAKQQPQCRRFSMPTANATPGAQSAATSSAGMLSPFVSELDKIAPSFRINGSQIRVLQSPTEFYETLKDKIRNAERRIFLSTLYIGKSEKELITTLQEALRSKPNLKLSILTDALRGTREAPDPSCASLLAPLVEEFGPDRVEIRMYHTPNLTGFRKKHIPKRINEGWGLQHMKLYGFDDEIMMTGANLSNDYFSDRQDRYHLFSSRDITEYFSNLHDAISSLSFRIDPSDAPSGFDMVWPKDNAAPSPLEDHKQFVRESTGLLAGLISPKTAPLTANDSTPLEKRDTSVYMLAQFSQLLSPDTSTELPAITHILSTLAAPQYSKSSWTFTAGYFNPAPSLTKLLLSTASQNNTVITASPYANGFYKSPGVSGLLPDAYTLLARRFVRAVHEKKLDASTVMKEWRKGTVGEPGAWTYHAKGLWVTLPDNNGPSISLIGSSNYTKRSYSLDLEANALIVTENESLKKQLANEQNWLQENTTVVTREDYAKTERRVGLKVRIAMLIVRLVGGAL; the protein is encoded by the exons ATGGACTACATAGCTATCAGCTCTTTGatcttcaccctcttccgAACCGCCGCCGATATCACCACCTTTCTTCTCTCCAGTCCCCAGCGCTTCTCGGCTATGCTGACCAGGACTGCCTCACGATGTTCGACTAAGCTTCGGGCTGCTCTCCGACAGCCATCCCTCCGGGTTGctaaacaacaaccacaatgCCGACGATTCTCGATGCCCACAGCAAACGCCACTCCCGGCGCGCAGTCCGCTGCCACTTCCAGTGCTGGAATGCTGTCCCCGTTTGTCAGCGAGCTTGACAAGATTGCCCCATCATTCAGGATCAACGGATCGCAAATTCGGGTTCTCCAATCGCCAACCGAGTTCTACGAAACCCTCAAG GACAAGATTCGCAATGCGGAAAGACGCATCTTCCTGTCGACACTGTACATTGGGAAGTCTGAGAAGGAACTG ATCACTACACTCCAAGAGGCGCTGCGCTCCAAGCCGAACCTCAAACTCAGCATCCTTACCGACGCCCTGAGAGGCACACGCGAAGCCCCTGATCCATCATGCGCATCACTTCTGGCCCCATTGGTCGAGGAATTCGGCCCAGATCGCGTTGAGATCCGCATGTACCACACACCGAATCTCACAGGATTCAGAAAGAAGCACATCCCGAAGAGAATAAACGAAGGATGGGGTCTACAACACATGAAGCTGTACGGCTTTGATGACGAGATCATGATGACCGGCGCCAACCTGTCCAACGACTACTTCAGCGACAGGCAAGATCGCTATCACCTGTTTTCGTCCAGGGACATCACGGAATACTTTTCCAATTTGCATGATGCCATATCGTCACTCAGCTTTCGCATCGACCCATCCGACGCCCCTTCCGGCTTCGACATGGTGTGGCCCAAGGACAACGCCGCCCCATCCCCTCTGGAAGATCACAAGCAGTTTGTCAGAGAATCAACAGGATTGCTGGCAGGTCTCATCTCACCCAAGACTGCGCCGCTGACCGCCAATGACTCCACACCATTGGAAAAGCGGGATACATCTGTTTACATGCTCGCCCAGTTCTCGCAATTACTGTCGCCAGACACATCGACAGAACTCCCGGCCATCACGCATATTTTGAGCACCCTTGCCGCCCCACAATATTCCAAGTCATCTTGGACATTTACCGCAGGATACTTTAACCCTGCCCCATCGCTGACCAAGCTCCTTCTGTCAACCGCATCGCAAAATAATACTGTTATTACAGCTTCACCGTATGCCAACGGCTTCTACAAGTCTCCCGGCGTCTCAGGACTGTTACCAGATGCGTACACACTGCTTGCCCGGCGCTTTGTGCGCGCAGTTcatgagaagaagctggacgCATCTACGGTAATGAAAGAGTGGAGGAAGGGCACGGTTGGCGAGCCTGGAGCTTGGACGTACCACGCAAAGGGTTTGTGGGTGACTCTACCAGACAACAATGGTCCATCCATAAGTCTGATCGGTAGCTCCAACTACACTAAGAGAAGCTACTCGCTGGACCTGGAAGCCAACGCTCTCATCGTGACGGAGAATGAGAGTCTGAAGAAACAACTGGCCAACGAGCAAAATTGGCTGCAAGAAAATACCACGGTGGTCACCCGAGAGGACTATGCCAAGACTGAGCGCCGCGTCGGTCTCAAGGTGCGCATTGCGATGTTGATCGTGCGGCTTGTGGGAGGTGCCTTGTAA
- a CDS encoding hypothetical protein (COG:M; EggNog:ENOG503NYRM), which translates to MMSPKEKNDDFREPVVQGHPPSASRLLLNILGCLLSLPIYYFSTVHSRYPVTLDIVITIALTELNRYIVEGRRQHFARSLHTPSFDQHLDEKKEWSGLHLEAQPCLPNADCMAAVVGWREDPSLYARALQSYKSAKTCTFFLAGIDGDEAEDQDMVNVFCQVFPENSTVIQIPEPLGEVAERIRAKTMALQRQNGIPVNEDEANAISMQACLDLARSILRQHDLTIGGPKGIKHLCLKQRHMHKKGIMFTAYVFALVISDILGIEYLWSSDSDTIVFPDSLEKTINTIASDLKAGGASSGLVVHNNRETAVTNLASAVYWGELYLTRSTPACTGTSDCQSGPSTAFRLSALPAILVPWYTQIAFGKRMIVNEDRHLTTNLLLRGWNVIFASDVLAATDTPTTMSRWLRQQVRWARATHIESLLRPKVYLVSHPLLFYGMVKREFGPAIGALAVMWFFFTGHQLIEISVMDFVFRILISTMYNFVRNTHRLRLGDVRWIVPGVFFYYIPLPAVQIYSMLTMAADGWGTSMRASGDMERAKREGMRKAWFDLGFFVVWMGIVAGVVAKVLAIHWGLVWYEKMVCIMVSMGVAMWGGWRVTIGASG; encoded by the coding sequence ATGATGTCACCAAAGGAGAAGAACGATGACTTCCGGGAGCCAGTGGTGCAAGGCCATCCCCCTTCAGCCTCTCGTTTACTTCTGAATATCTTGGGTTGCCTATTATCCCTACCCATCTACTACTTTTCAACAGTCCACAGTCGCTACCCCGTAACGCTAGACATCGTCATCACTATCGCTCTCACAGAACTCAACCGTTATATCGTCGAAGGACGTCGACAACACTTTGCTCGTTCCCTACATACACCGAGCTTCGACCAACACTTGgacgaaaagaaagaatGGAGCGGTCTTCACTTGGAAGCTCAACCATGCCTCCCCAACGCGGACTGTATGGCGGCAGTTGTTGGCTGGCGTGAGGATCCATCGCTCTATGCCCGGGCACTGCAAAGCTACAAGTCAGCCAAGACATGTACCTTCTTCCTTGCAGGCATCGACGGTGACGAGGCAGAAGACCAAGACATGGTCAACGTCTTCTGCCAAGTTTTTCCCGAGAACTCCACCGTCATCCAGATTCCAGAGCCCCtgggtgaggttgctgaACGCATCCGCGCCAAAACCATGGCTCTCCAGCGTCAAAACGGAATTCCTGTCAACGAAGACGAAGCAAATGCCATTTCCATGCAAGCTTGTCTCGACCTAGCCCGATCGATCCTTCGACAACATGACCTGACCATTGGCGGTCCCAAGGGTATCAAACATCTCTGTCTGAAGCAACGCCATATGCACAAAAAGGGAATAATGTTCACAGCCTACGTCTTTGCACTTGTCATCTCAGACATCCTCGGCATTGAGTACCTCTGGTCCTCCGACTCAGACACCATCGTCTTTCCAGATTCCTTAGAGAAAACAATCAACACCATCGCTTCTGACCTCAAAGCAGGCGGCGCCTCCTCCGGGCTTGTCGtccacaacaacagagaAACCGCCGTCACAAACCTCGCCTCAGCGGTCTACTGGGGCGAGCTCTACCTCACCCGCTCAACACCAGCTTGCACCGGCACCAGTGACTGCCAGTCTGGTCCCAGCACCGCCTTTCGTCTGTCTGCCCTTCCGGCGATCCTGGTGCCGTGGTATACGCAAATCGCCTTTGGCAAGCGGATGATTGTCAACGAAGACAGGCATCTCACCACTAATTTACTACTCAGAGGATGGAACGTAATCTTTGCCTCCGATGTCCTGGCTGCAACAGACACCCCTACCACAATGTCTCGATGGTTGAGACAACAAGTCCGCTGGGCGAGGGCAACGCATATCGAGTCGCTTCTCAGGCCAAAGGTCTATCTCGTCAGTCATCCGCTTCTGTTCTACGGGATGGTGAAGCGGGAGTTTGGACCGGCGATCGGAGCGTTGGCGGTGATGTGGTTCTTTTTTACTGGGCACCAGTTGATTGAGATATCGGTTATGGACTTTGTCTTTCGGATCTTGATTAGCACCATGTATAATTTTGTGAGAAACACACACCGGTTGAGGCTCGGAGATGTGAGGTGGATCGTGCCGGGTGTGTTCTTTTACTACATCCCCTTGCCGGCGGTGCAGATTTACAGCATGCTGACCATGGCAGCTGATGGCTGGGGGACGTCGATGAGGGCGAGTGGGGATATGGAACGGGCAAAGAGGGAGGGCATGAGGAAGGCGTGGTTTGATCTTGGGTTCTTTGTTGTTTGGATGGGGATTGTGGCTGGGGTTGTGGCGAAGGTGTTGGCTATCCACTGGGGATTGGTGTGGTatgagaagatggtgtgCATAATGGTGAGCATGGGGGTGGCGAtgtggggtggttggagggtgACGATTGGTGCTTCTGGATGA